A genomic stretch from Pontivivens ytuae includes:
- a CDS encoding bactofilin family protein, producing MFSKSKINDPIETPKADDKAAPAASGSAAPKTPPTGSPAPAAPKPKASPSVLSSDLNIKGNVETSGDIQIEGNVEGDIRAHLLTVGEGATVKGEVIADDLVVNGRVVGRVRGLKVRLTSTARVEGDIIHKTIAIESGAHFEGSVQRSDDPLSQGAAAPAKKEAASA from the coding sequence ATGTTCTCTAAAAGCAAGATCAACGACCCGATCGAGACGCCGAAGGCCGACGACAAGGCCGCGCCCGCAGCGTCCGGGTCCGCCGCGCCGAAGACGCCGCCGACCGGCAGCCCGGCGCCCGCCGCACCGAAGCCGAAGGCATCCCCGTCGGTCCTGTCCTCGGACCTCAACATCAAGGGCAATGTCGAGACCTCGGGCGATATCCAGATCGAGGGCAACGTGGAGGGTGACATCCGCGCCCACCTGCTGACCGTCGGCGAGGGCGCCACGGTGAAGGGCGAAGTGATCGCCGATGACCTCGTCGTGAACGGCCGCGTGGTGGGCCGGGTGCGGGGCCTGAAGGTCCGCCTCACCTCCACCGCCCGCGTTGAGGGCGACATCATCCACAAGACGATCGCCATCGAGAGCGGCGCGCATTTCGAGGGCTCCGTCCAGCGCTCGGACGATCCGCTCTCCCAGGGCGCTGCCGCCCCGGCGAAGAAGGAAGCGGCGTCCGCCTGA